From Gimesia panareensis, the proteins below share one genomic window:
- the hisI gene encoding phosphoribosyl-AMP cyclohydrolase, giving the protein MSDGIQFAGRTSVEQVEEGNELAPKFDQDGLIPVVTTDYASGELLMHAYMNEEALKKTIELGEAVYWSRSRQVLWHKGATSGLVQKVKELLIDDDQDTVWLRVDVMGGGASCHVGYRSCFYRRVPVGEEGKEKGLALEFTETEKVFDPKEVYGDAPNPTKL; this is encoded by the coding sequence ATGTCAGATGGAATTCAATTCGCTGGACGGACTTCAGTCGAACAGGTAGAAGAAGGAAACGAACTGGCTCCGAAATTTGATCAGGACGGTTTGATTCCGGTTGTTACCACCGACTATGCCTCAGGTGAATTGCTGATGCATGCCTACATGAACGAGGAAGCACTCAAGAAGACCATTGAACTGGGCGAAGCCGTCTACTGGAGCCGCAGCCGGCAGGTGCTCTGGCACAAAGGGGCCACCAGTGGCCTGGTCCAGAAAGTCAAAGAACTGTTGATCGACGACGACCAGGATACGGTCTGGCTGCGTGTCGATGTCATGGGAGGCGGGGCCAGCTGTCACGTCGGTTACCGCTCCTGTTTCTATCGTCGTGTGCCCGTTGGTGAAGAAGGAAAAGAGAAAGGCCTGGCGCTCGAATTCACGGAAACCGAAAAGGTTTTCGATCCGAAAGAGGTTTATGGAGACGCTCCCAATCCCACCAAACTGTAA
- a CDS encoding 6-pyruvoyl trahydropterin synthase family protein — protein MGMTIMRRVKFNAGHRLYRHEGKCQFFHGHNYIADFYVTGPETDAVGRIIDFAQLKALLKGWIDENWDHGFLLNIEDQNGLNAIRMVEPTKYFVLPYNPTAENMARYLLNEVCPNLLNDLGVQAVKVVIWETEESCAEATLDQTDKTEAGLLDSFQTDSFPTGFHW, from the coding sequence ATGGGTATGACAATTATGCGACGGGTCAAGTTCAACGCCGGACACCGTCTGTATCGCCATGAAGGAAAATGTCAGTTCTTTCACGGCCATAATTACATCGCTGATTTTTACGTCACCGGTCCCGAAACGGATGCCGTAGGGCGGATTATCGACTTTGCGCAACTCAAAGCCCTGCTGAAAGGCTGGATCGACGAGAACTGGGATCACGGCTTCCTGCTCAATATCGAAGATCAGAACGGCCTGAATGCGATTCGCATGGTCGAGCCGACGAAGTACTTCGTGCTCCCCTACAACCCGACCGCGGAAAATATGGCCCGCTACCTGCTGAATGAAGTCTGCCCGAACCTGCTCAACGACCTGGGCGTGCAGGCAGTCAAAGTCGTGATCTGGGAAACCGAAGAATCCTGTGCTGAAGCGACCCTGGATCAGACGGATAAAACCGAAGCCGGTTTACTCGACTCTTTCCAGACCGATTCGTTTCCCACCGGGTTTCACTGGTAA
- the rpsR gene encoding 30S ribosomal protein S18, which produces MSVGLSRKEIVKRRKKRARLKKKLKCRFCPDGNIPRPVYVDYKDLRTLRSLLDREGRILPRRRTGTSALYQRAVRRAVLRARFIGLLPYVAED; this is translated from the coding sequence ATGTCAGTCGGTTTATCCCGCAAAGAGATTGTCAAACGTCGGAAAAAACGAGCTCGTCTGAAGAAGAAGCTCAAATGCCGGTTCTGCCCGGATGGTAACATTCCACGTCCCGTATATGTCGATTACAAGGATCTGAGAACACTGCGTTCTCTCCTGGATCGTGAAGGACGTATCCTGCCCCGTCGTCGGACAGGGACTTCCGCTCTCTACCAGCGTGCCGTTCGTCGCGCTGTCCTGCGGGCTCGCTTCATCGGTCTGCTGCCTTACGTTGCAGAAGACTAA
- the rpsN gene encoding 30S ribosomal protein S14, whose product MASKSKIEKQKRIYALVEKHAAKRAELIAKGDYEGLAKLPRNSSRTRMRRLCQLTGRPRGNYRKFQISRIALRDMALDGLIPGMKKSSW is encoded by the coding sequence ATGGCTTCCAAATCAAAGATTGAAAAACAAAAGCGAATCTACGCACTGGTCGAAAAGCACGCTGCAAAACGGGCTGAACTGATTGCGAAAGGGGACTACGAAGGCCTGGCTAAACTGCCTCGTAACTCCAGCCGCACCCGTATGCGTCGTCTCTGTCAGCTGACAGGACGTCCTCGTGGCAACTATCGTAAATTCCAGATTTCGCGTATCGCACTGCGGGACATGGCTTTAGATGGCCTGATCCCCGGCATGAAGAAATCCAGCTGGTAA
- a CDS encoding SDR family NAD(P)-dependent oxidoreductase, translating to MIDEYSDRWALITGASSGIGLEFAHRLAARGMHLVLTARRQEHLEELAADLLTRHGTKTEVVVLDLAEPDAPKKLYDEVKSRGVEIELLINNAGFSVVSDIASTDRERVMQMVQLNIGALTDLTYLYLPEMMERGHGGIINIASVAGFQPVAYMSSYAASKSYVLHFTEGLWAEARDKGVTVTALCPGTTQTEFFDVAGVEGWLKKHRYQTVDQVVKTGLKALEKKRQYMVSGWGNYMLSLLVRIATRRTVVVESMKYFRPQPQKDKK from the coding sequence GTGATAGATGAATATTCTGATCGATGGGCTCTGATTACGGGTGCTTCATCCGGGATCGGCCTTGAATTTGCGCACCGGCTGGCCGCACGGGGAATGCATCTGGTACTGACAGCGCGTCGCCAGGAGCATCTGGAAGAGCTGGCCGCCGACCTGCTGACTCGGCATGGTACGAAAACCGAAGTGGTTGTGCTGGATCTCGCCGAGCCGGATGCACCCAAAAAGCTGTATGACGAGGTCAAATCGCGGGGCGTGGAGATCGAGCTTCTGATCAATAATGCCGGTTTCAGCGTGGTTTCGGATATCGCCTCGACCGATCGGGAACGGGTGATGCAGATGGTCCAGCTGAATATCGGCGCCCTGACCGATCTGACCTACCTCTATCTACCGGAAATGATGGAACGCGGGCATGGCGGCATTATCAATATCGCCTCGGTCGCCGGATTTCAGCCGGTGGCTTACATGTCCTCCTACGCTGCCAGTAAAAGCTATGTGCTGCACTTCACCGAAGGGCTCTGGGCGGAAGCCCGCGATAAAGGGGTCACCGTGACCGCACTCTGCCCCGGCACCACGCAGACCGAGTTCTTTGACGTCGCCGGCGTGGAAGGCTGGCTGAAGAAGCATCGCTACCAGACCGTCGATCAGGTAGTCAAAACCGGTCTCAAAGCCCTGGAAAAGAAACGCCAGTATATGGTTTCCGGCTGGGGCAATTACATGCTCTCATTGCTGGTTCGCATCGCGACCCGCCGCACGGTGGTCGTCGAATCGATGAAATATTTCCGACCGCAGCCCCAGAAAGATAAAAAATAG
- a CDS encoding NAD(P)H-hydrate epimerase, with protein MTPIERLSREEVRSVDQRTIEEFGLPGIALMENAGRGVFELLVSLKARGPIKICAGKGNNGGDGFVIARHLDNAGIPVELFLLADPEQLTGDAATNYQVASRMGISIQADPDLQDPEGFCAFLASAEWIVDALLGTGVQGSIREPFATAIRLINEASANKLAIDLPSGLDCDTGQPLGDCVIASQTATFVAEKKGFAAPESRDFTGTVHVLGIGAPRQIITELLQNQ; from the coding sequence ATGACACCGATCGAACGACTCAGCCGGGAAGAAGTTCGCAGCGTCGACCAGCGTACGATTGAAGAATTTGGACTGCCCGGAATCGCCCTGATGGAGAACGCCGGCCGCGGCGTGTTTGAACTGCTCGTCTCACTGAAAGCCCGGGGGCCGATTAAAATCTGTGCCGGCAAGGGGAACAACGGCGGGGACGGCTTCGTCATCGCCCGTCATCTGGACAATGCGGGAATTCCCGTCGAACTCTTTCTGCTCGCCGACCCCGAACAGCTCACCGGCGATGCCGCCACTAATTACCAGGTCGCCTCGCGGATGGGCATCTCGATTCAGGCCGACCCCGATCTACAGGACCCGGAAGGGTTCTGCGCGTTCCTCGCATCGGCGGAGTGGATCGTCGATGCTCTGCTGGGAACCGGCGTGCAGGGGAGTATTCGCGAACCGTTTGCCACCGCGATCCGGCTGATCAACGAAGCGTCAGCCAACAAGCTGGCCATCGATCTTCCCTCGGGCCTCGACTGTGACACGGGACAGCCTCTGGGAGATTGTGTCATCGCTTCTCAGACAGCGACATTTGTCGCGGAAAAGAAAGGTTTCGCGGCTCCCGAATCCCGGGATTTTACGGGAACCGTACATGTACTGGGAATTGGAGCGCCTCGACAGATCATCACGGAACTCCTGCAAAATCAGTAG
- a CDS encoding Crp/Fnr family transcriptional regulator gives MDKNFWFLKNCDLFERLSEDQIAQVERNASVKQFARGNMVYLPTESSDSVYLLLNGRIKLYHLTGEGKQALLALIEPGELFGELAILGGGEREEYAEAMLKSTILRIPGQVIQDLMQLHPEVSLGVTKLMGLRRQRVEQRLKSLLFRSNRDRLTHLLLELAEKYGRFTPEGVLINIKLSHQELASIIGSTRETVTVLLGELQDERSIDIQKRHIILRKARYLAHSIDFKLTPAFQAKPDQSGEFVLRGAEA, from the coding sequence ATGGACAAAAACTTCTGGTTTCTCAAGAACTGTGACCTGTTCGAGCGGCTGAGCGAAGACCAAATCGCCCAGGTCGAGCGAAATGCGTCTGTCAAACAGTTCGCGCGGGGAAACATGGTCTATCTCCCTACCGAAAGCAGCGATTCGGTCTACCTGTTACTCAACGGCCGAATCAAGCTCTACCACTTGACCGGCGAGGGGAAACAGGCGCTGCTGGCCCTCATCGAACCGGGGGAACTCTTCGGCGAACTGGCGATCCTGGGGGGTGGCGAACGCGAAGAATACGCGGAAGCCATGCTGAAATCCACGATCCTCCGGATCCCCGGACAGGTCATTCAGGATCTGATGCAGCTGCATCCCGAAGTCTCTCTGGGCGTTACCAAGCTGATGGGGCTGCGGCGACAACGGGTCGAGCAGAGGCTCAAATCTTTGCTGTTTCGCTCCAATCGCGACCGCCTGACCCACCTGCTGCTGGAGCTGGCAGAAAAATACGGACGATTCACACCGGAAGGCGTCTTAATCAACATCAAACTGTCACACCAGGAACTGGCAAGCATTATCGGCAGCACACGAGAAACCGTGACGGTGCTGCTGGGCGAACTGCAGGACGAACGCAGTATCGATATCCAGAAACGACACATCATCTTAAGAAAGGCCCGCTATCTGGCACATTCGATTGACTTCAAACTGACTCCCGCCTTCCAGGCCAAACCGGACCAGTCGGGCGAATTTGTCTTAAGAGGAGCGGAAGCCTGA
- a CDS encoding anti-sigma factor family protein: MNTQQTTETEADSHSEWRACAPGDLGQFVSVMKKRRKISHLITGAEILTACLAVGLLGFFGMNGLPGSTDQPPKQVVDRAGQKHPGGLYCDEVKEYAKAFVNHQLDQETTDKVKEHLAHCPRCKEKLDQLRANMHNNAAAHHVPPQEEAEWEAFLLTLNQ; encoded by the coding sequence ATGAATACACAGCAAACAACCGAAACTGAGGCGGATTCACATTCCGAGTGGCGGGCCTGCGCTCCGGGGGATCTGGGACAATTTGTCTCGGTCATGAAAAAACGACGTAAAATCAGCCACCTGATCACAGGCGCTGAAATTTTGACAGCCTGCCTGGCGGTGGGTCTGCTCGGCTTTTTCGGTATGAACGGGCTCCCTGGTTCCACGGATCAACCGCCGAAACAGGTCGTCGACCGGGCTGGCCAGAAACATCCCGGCGGTCTGTACTGTGACGAAGTGAAAGAATACGCGAAGGCGTTTGTGAACCATCAGTTAGACCAGGAAACCACGGATAAAGTGAAAGAACACCTGGCACATTGCCCCCGCTGCAAAGAAAAGCTTGATCAACTCCGGGCAAACATGCACAATAACGCTGCTGCCCACCACGTCCCGCCCCAGGAAGAAGCGGAGTGGGAAGCGTTTCTGTTGACCTTGAATCAGTAA
- the scpB gene encoding SMC-Scp complex subunit ScpB, with protein MTLEEETPADDDTLSSEDDFLAAFSSAGQVDEEIDADYERTLEALEAVERDLELPAESDADEAQAKPTVKTSSQTATKRETRIPPRAIIEAALFVGGKPLTTKKLCSLLNDEYSSSYVDDLLDDLNRQYNEEARPYEIRMEEGGYRLILRHDFERIRNRVYGFGPKEIKLSQDALEVLALVAYRQPITKEEIMAAGKDKAAGILRQLVRRELIAIEREEDKKAEVKYITTSRFLQVFGLGEIEELPYSESLNHK; from the coding sequence ATGACCCTGGAAGAAGAAACCCCCGCCGACGACGATACGCTCTCCAGCGAAGACGACTTTCTGGCCGCCTTTTCATCAGCTGGTCAGGTCGATGAAGAAATCGACGCCGACTACGAACGGACCCTCGAAGCCCTGGAGGCCGTCGAACGGGATCTCGAGCTGCCCGCAGAATCCGACGCGGACGAAGCGCAGGCAAAACCGACTGTCAAAACCAGTTCACAGACGGCAACGAAGCGGGAAACCCGGATTCCCCCGCGTGCCATCATCGAAGCGGCGCTGTTTGTCGGCGGCAAACCGCTGACCACCAAGAAGCTCTGCTCACTGCTCAACGACGAATACTCGTCTTCCTATGTAGACGATCTGCTCGACGATCTGAACCGCCAGTACAACGAAGAGGCCCGGCCTTACGAAATCCGCATGGAGGAGGGGGGCTATCGCCTGATCCTGCGTCACGACTTCGAACGCATCCGCAACCGCGTGTATGGCTTTGGCCCCAAGGAAATCAAGCTGAGCCAGGACGCGCTGGAGGTGCTCGCGCTGGTCGCCTATCGGCAGCCGATCACCAAAGAAGAGATCATGGCCGCCGGTAAAGACAAAGCCGCGGGCATCCTCAGGCAGCTGGTCCGCCGCGAACTGATTGCCATCGAACGTGAAGAAGACAAAAAAGCGGAAGTCAAATACATCACCACCAGCCGCTTCCTGCAGGTCTTCGGCCTGGGAGAGATCGAAGAACTGCCTTACAGCGAATCGCTGAATCATAAGTAG
- a CDS encoding alpha-ketoglutarate-dependent dioxygenase AlkB family protein gives MPGPQLDLYLGFLDNATELFNFLSEQVEWDERMKARKTASFGVAYNYSNMTYPQAEMLPALIPVCERIARQVGFLPNNCLLNYYPDGQSTMGYHSDSTAEMQAGTGVVILSLGSTRFISFRNKQDPELKFSYALNHGDLLYMKREIQDEWQHAIPKDPAAGARISLTFRSITG, from the coding sequence ATGCCGGGACCACAGCTGGATCTCTATCTGGGATTTCTAGATAACGCGACAGAGTTATTCAACTTTTTGAGCGAACAGGTGGAGTGGGACGAGCGGATGAAAGCCCGGAAAACGGCCAGCTTTGGCGTGGCTTACAATTATTCGAACATGACCTATCCCCAGGCTGAGATGCTGCCCGCATTGATACCTGTCTGTGAGCGCATCGCGCGTCAGGTCGGCTTTCTGCCGAATAATTGCCTGCTGAATTATTACCCCGACGGACAGTCCACGATGGGCTATCACTCTGATTCCACCGCGGAAATGCAGGCAGGGACTGGTGTCGTAATTCTTTCGCTGGGTTCCACCAGATTCATTTCGTTCCGCAATAAGCAGGATCCGGAATTAAAGTTTTCGTATGCGTTAAATCACGGCGATCTGCTGTATATGAAAAGAGAAATTCAGGATGAATGGCAGCATGCTATTCCCAAAGATCCAGCAGCGGGCGCGCGGATCAGCCTGACCTTTCGGTCGATTACAGGCTGA
- a CDS encoding macro domain-containing protein: MNVEIVTGNILDQPTEVIVNSWNRNVIPWWLLLPQGVSGAIKKQGGTVPFKEVAKQGTIPLGEARLTSAGRLPYRGIIHVAGINLLWFATEYSVKQSVINAMKIVDENRFQSVAFPLIGSGSGNRGKDWSLNVMQNAFERIDSPARVVIVKYGKNQKSVSAEGI; the protein is encoded by the coding sequence ATGAATGTTGAAATTGTAACCGGAAATATCTTAGATCAACCCACAGAAGTGATTGTCAACAGCTGGAATCGAAACGTGATTCCCTGGTGGCTGTTATTACCTCAGGGCGTTTCCGGCGCCATCAAGAAACAGGGCGGCACTGTGCCGTTTAAAGAAGTTGCAAAACAGGGAACGATCCCTCTGGGCGAAGCCCGGCTGACATCGGCCGGACGATTGCCTTATCGAGGCATCATCCATGTTGCCGGTATCAACCTGCTCTGGTTTGCGACGGAGTATTCGGTCAAGCAGTCTGTGATCAACGCCATGAAAATCGTAGACGAGAACCGGTTTCAAAGCGTGGCATTCCCGCTGATCGGTTCCGGATCCGGGAACCGGGGCAAAGACTGGTCTCTGAACGTAATGCAAAACGCTTTTGAAAGGATAGACAGTCCGGCGCGGGTCGTGATTGTGAAGTATGGAAAAAACCAGAAATCCGTATCGGCTGAAGGAATTTGA
- a CDS encoding GNAT family N-acetyltransferase, translating into MELVLFQNSDAAEIAAWPLTAEECAAWAGQRARFPLDPDQFRIWHADMQVHPFTGLEADQLVAYGELWVDVTEQEIELARILVKPDCRGKGLGQAFVAALIKVASVYGIDDLFLRVLPRNTAAIYCYEKCGFIRLDRATQNAFNQGQPIEYVWMKREPPDTIY; encoded by the coding sequence ATGGAACTGGTACTTTTTCAAAACAGTGATGCAGCCGAGATCGCAGCCTGGCCGCTGACTGCGGAAGAATGCGCCGCCTGGGCCGGTCAACGGGCGCGCTTTCCATTGGATCCAGATCAGTTTCGAATCTGGCACGCCGACATGCAGGTTCACCCTTTTACCGGCCTCGAAGCAGATCAACTGGTCGCTTATGGCGAGCTCTGGGTCGACGTCACCGAGCAGGAAATCGAACTGGCCCGGATCCTGGTGAAGCCGGACTGTCGCGGTAAGGGACTGGGGCAGGCGTTTGTGGCTGCTTTAATCAAAGTGGCTTCCGTTTACGGGATCGACGATCTGTTCCTGCGCGTGCTGCCCAGAAATACTGCAGCAATCTATTGTTATGAAAAGTGCGGGTTCATTCGTCTGGATCGCGCGACCCAGAACGCGTTCAACCAGGGACAGCCGATAGAATACGTCTGGATGAAACGGGAACCACCTGATACGATCTACTGA
- a CDS encoding ADP-ribosylglycohydrolase family protein has product MWGAIAGDVIGSYFEQVPTKSTQFYLFREESTFTDDTVLTVAVADWLLHDTDLVSTLQRYVRRYPDAGYGHTFLTWAQFRQRMPYQSWGNGSAMRVSPVAYAAETLADCLYLAKKSAEVTHNHQQGIYGAQATAACVFLARTGKSKSEMRDYVENKFQYDLQRTLEEIRPHYVFDVSCQGSVPESIIAFLESTDFESAIRNAISLGGDADTMACIAGAIAEPFYGGVPEEMMNQVLPLLDDRIRETVNEFHNRFIG; this is encoded by the coding sequence ATGTGGGGTGCCATCGCAGGTGATGTCATCGGTTCGTACTTCGAACAGGTGCCTACGAAGTCGACGCAGTTCTATCTGTTTCGCGAAGAGTCGACCTTTACCGACGATACTGTGCTCACTGTTGCGGTCGCGGACTGGCTGTTACATGACACGGACCTTGTCAGCACACTGCAGCGCTATGTCAGACGCTATCCGGATGCCGGTTACGGACACACGTTTCTGACCTGGGCTCAGTTCCGACAGCGGATGCCCTATCAGAGCTGGGGCAATGGATCTGCCATGCGTGTCAGTCCCGTCGCTTATGCAGCGGAAACGCTGGCCGACTGCCTGTATCTGGCAAAAAAGTCGGCAGAAGTAACCCACAATCATCAGCAGGGCATTTACGGTGCCCAGGCGACCGCAGCCTGTGTCTTTCTGGCACGCACCGGAAAATCAAAGTCCGAGATGCGTGACTATGTCGAAAACAAATTCCAATACGACCTGCAGAGAACGCTGGAAGAGATCCGGCCTCATTATGTGTTCGACGTTTCCTGTCAGGGTTCGGTGCCGGAGTCGATCATCGCCTTTCTGGAGTCAACCGATTTCGAATCGGCCATCCGCAACGCGATTTCCCTGGGCGGCGATGCCGATACGATGGCCTGTATCGCCGGCGCGATCGCCGAGCCCTTTTATGGCGGCGTGCCTGAAGAAATGATGAACCAGGTCTTACCCCTGCTGGATGACCGGATTCGGGAGACAGTCAATGAGTTCCATAACAGGTTTATAGGCTGA
- the aroE gene encoding shikimate dehydrogenase yields the protein MNQPLNFKQELTCVFGQPVAENPTQCMMEAAYNACGLEWRYLTIEVAPENLAQAVGGLRAMGFRGANLTIPHKVEVIQYLDGISDAAAMMGAVNCIVCKDDQLLGENTDGKGFVQSLKEVTDPAGKKIVMFGAGGAARAIGVETALAGAAEITIVNRSTERGEALAQLLREKTSVPTTFTKWDGDYTLADDVDVVINATSIGLYPDVDAVFPLDFASLKSNMIVSDVIPNPPETHLLREAAKAGCTTLDGLGMLVNQGVIGFQLWTGVDPDPKVMRAALEEVFGVE from the coding sequence ATGAACCAGCCGCTCAATTTTAAACAGGAACTGACATGTGTGTTCGGACAGCCGGTCGCGGAGAATCCCACACAGTGCATGATGGAAGCTGCCTACAATGCCTGCGGTCTGGAATGGCGTTACCTGACAATTGAAGTCGCCCCCGAGAACCTGGCACAGGCGGTCGGCGGACTGCGGGCCATGGGCTTCCGCGGTGCGAACCTGACCATCCCGCATAAAGTCGAAGTCATCCAGTACCTCGACGGCATCAGCGATGCCGCCGCCATGATGGGAGCCGTGAACTGCATCGTCTGCAAAGACGATCAGCTCCTCGGAGAAAACACGGACGGCAAAGGTTTCGTACAGTCATTAAAAGAGGTGACGGACCCGGCCGGTAAAAAAATCGTGATGTTCGGTGCCGGCGGTGCGGCCCGCGCGATCGGCGTGGAAACCGCCCTCGCAGGTGCTGCCGAAATCACGATCGTCAATCGCAGCACCGAACGCGGCGAGGCCCTCGCGCAGCTGCTTAGGGAAAAGACCAGCGTTCCCACCACGTTCACGAAATGGGACGGCGACTATACTCTCGCGGACGATGTGGACGTCGTCATCAACGCCACCTCGATCGGCCTCTACCCCGATGTGGACGCCGTCTTCCCGCTCGACTTCGCTTCCCTCAAGTCGAACATGATCGTCTCGGACGTGATCCCCAATCCCCCCGAGACCCACCTGCTCCGCGAAGCCGCCAAAGCAGGCTGCACCACACTCGACGGTCTGGGCATGCTCGTCAACCAGGGCGTGATCGGCTTCCAGCTCTGGACCGGCGTAGACCCAGATCCTAAAGTCATGCGGGCCGCCCTCGAAGAAGTCTTCGGCGTTGAGTAA
- the metF gene encoding methylenetetrahydrofolate reductase [NAD(P)H], translated as MRISEIYRSGTFGLSVEIFPPKSESGDAELFRTLEDLIRYQPAFVSCTYGAGGSTSKRTIELCDIIQKQLQTTATAHFTCVGSTREQLLAWLQEAADVGITNIMALRGDPPKGAETFVPADGGLKYASELVTLIRENFPDMGIGVAGYPEVHPEALTPQADLENLKRKIDAGGDAVYTQLFFNNEHFYRFRERCGQAGIDCPIIPGIMPITEFRRIQRIMSMCSSEFPADLVNRLEAAQDDLDDQFEIGVEYAINQCQELIDSGVPGMHFYVLNRSQACKRIFDALGWHEDQA; from the coding sequence ATGCGAATCAGCGAAATCTATCGTTCGGGGACCTTTGGTCTCTCTGTGGAAATCTTCCCTCCCAAAAGCGAAAGCGGTGATGCGGAGTTATTTCGTACACTGGAAGATCTGATTCGCTACCAACCTGCTTTTGTCTCCTGTACTTACGGCGCGGGAGGATCCACCAGTAAACGGACGATCGAACTCTGTGACATCATCCAGAAGCAGCTGCAGACCACCGCGACCGCTCACTTCACCTGTGTCGGTTCCACCCGCGAGCAACTGCTCGCCTGGTTACAGGAAGCCGCCGACGTTGGCATCACCAATATCATGGCCCTCCGCGGCGATCCGCCTAAGGGGGCAGAAACCTTTGTTCCCGCGGACGGCGGTCTGAAATATGCCAGCGAACTGGTCACGCTCATCCGCGAGAATTTCCCCGACATGGGGATCGGTGTGGCCGGCTACCCGGAAGTGCATCCCGAGGCCCTCACTCCCCAGGCTGACCTGGAGAACCTCAAACGCAAGATCGATGCGGGCGGCGATGCGGTCTACACCCAGCTCTTTTTCAATAACGAACACTTCTATCGTTTCCGGGAACGCTGTGGCCAGGCAGGCATCGATTGCCCGATCATTCCCGGCATCATGCCCATTACCGAGTTTCGACGGATCCAGCGGATCATGTCGATGTGCAGTTCTGAATTCCCCGCGGATCTGGTGAACCGGCTGGAAGCGGCTCAGGATGACCTGGACGACCAGTTTGAAATCGGTGTGGAATATGCCATCAACCAGTGCCAGGAACTGATCGATTCCGGGGTCCCGGGCATGCACTTCTATGTGTTGAACCGTTCGCAGGCCTGCAAACGGATCTTCGATGCCCTGGGCTGGCATGAGGACCAGGCCTGA